In Cicer arietinum cultivar CDC Frontier isolate Library 1 chromosome 1, Cicar.CDCFrontier_v2.0, whole genome shotgun sequence, one DNA window encodes the following:
- the LOC101490743 gene encoding telomere repeat-binding factor 4-like: MGNQKQKWTAEEEDALQRGVQKYGAGKWKNILRDPDFSRSLAIRSNIDLKDKWRNLNVCPGQSSKDKSRTPKIKPLVPAPASPSLAPSPVPTLPNVTPSPQTQTQTQAPTQTPTPTPQPSHNDDDAKTHPKYNAMIFEALSTIKDTNGSDLNAIVSFIEQKHNFPQNQNFRRTLGTKLRRLVSQGKLEKVQNCYKIKDTTVVTKSADDPKSPTAKEMDSPASSGISKYDEAMKEAAETVAYRIADAENKSFLAAAAVKETERYAKFVEENDVMLKFAEELLAKCKLGGSVRFA; the protein is encoded by the exons ATGGGAAATCAGAAGCAGAAGTGGACGGCTGAAGAAGAAGACGCGTTGCAACGTGGCGTCCAGAAGTACGGTGCCGGAAAGTGGAAGAACATTCTCAGAGACCCTGATTTCTCTCGTTCCCTCGCTATCCGTTCCAACATTGATCTCAAG GATAAATGGCGGAATTTAAATGTTTGCCCTGGTCAAAGTTCTAAAGATAAGTCTAGGACTCCCAAAATCAAACCATTGGTTCCTGCTCCTGCTTCACCTTCACTTGCTCCATCTCCAGTTCCTACTCTGCCAAATGTTACTCCTTCACCTCAAACTCAAACTCAGACTCAGGCTCCTACTCAGACTCCCACTCCCACTCCACAGCCTTCTCACAATGATGACGATGCCAAAACTCATCCAAA GTACAATGCAATGATTTTCGAAGCTTTATCAACAATCAAAGATACCAATGGTTCTGACTTAAATGCTATTGTTAGCTTCATTGAG CAAAAGCACAACTTccctcaaaatcaaaatttcagAAGGACGTTAGGTACAAAGTTAAGAAGGCTTGTCAGTCAAGGGAAACTTGAGAAG GTACAAAATTGTTATAAGATAAAGGACACCACAGTGGTGACGAAGTCAGCTGATGACCCAAAATCACCTACAGCAAAAGAAATGGATTCGCCAGCATCATCTGGTATTTCTAAATATGATGAGGCAATGAAGGAAGCTGCTGAAACTGTAGCCTACAGAATTGCTGATGCGGAGAATAAGTCATTTTTGGCTGCTGCTGCAGTCAAGGAGACGGAAAGATATGCAAAGTTTGTTGAGGAGAATGATGTAATGTTAAAGTTTGCGGAAGAGCTTTTAGCAAAAT GCAAGCTTGGTGGAAGTGTCCGTTTTGCTTAA
- the LOC101490423 gene encoding uncharacterized protein, translating into MKRTLDEMDKEGPSDPKSLVEDPKSLEEDPESPAEEDPESPAEEDPESPAEEDPESPAEEDPESPAEEDPESPADEDPESPADEDPKSHAEDLKSPVDEDPKSPAEDPKSPADEDPKSTADEDPKSTAEDPKSTADEDPKSPLTLEARYKNACDIAAYKVADAENKSALAKEAVEETERVGKLVEENDAMLKFAEELQAELDGTDKTIAFR; encoded by the exons ATGAAAAGAACTCTGGATGag ATGGATAAGGAAGGACCTtctgatccaaaatcacttgtTGAGGACCCCAAATCACTTGAGGAGGACCCAGAATCACCTGCTGAGGAGGACCCAGAATCACCTGCTGAGGAGGACCCAGAATCACCTGCTGAGGAGGACCCAGAATCACCTGCTGAGGAGGACCCAGAATCTCCTGCTGAGGAGGACCCAGAATCTCCTGCTGATGAGGACCCAGAATCTCCTGCTGATGAGGACCCAAAATCTCATGCTGAGGACCTAAAATCTCCTGTTGATGAGGACCCAAAATCTCCTGCTGAGGACCCAAAATCTCCTGCTGATGAGGACCCAAAATCTACTGCTGATGAGGACCCAAAGTCTACTGCTGAGGACCCAAAATCTACTGCTGATGAGGACCCAAAATCTCCTTTGACACTTGAAGCGCGTTACAAGAATGCTTGTGACATTGCAGCATATAAAGTTGCTGATGCGGAGAATAAATCAGCTTTGGCAAAAGAGGCAGTCGAGGAGACGGAAAGAGTCGGTAAACTGGTTGAAGAAAATGATGCAATGTTAAAGTTTGCTGAAGAGCTTCAAGCAGAATTGGATGGAACTGATAAGACTATCGCTTTTCGTTAA
- the LOC101490099 gene encoding eukaryotic initiation factor 4A-10-like, which produces MAGLAPDGSQFDAKQYDSKMNELLTDGQEFGVEYDEVYDTFDAMKLEENLLRGIYAYGFEKPSAIQQRGIVPFCKGLDVIQQAQSGTGKTATFCSGILQQLDYGLVQCQALVLAPTRELAQQIEKVMRALGDYLGVKVHACVGGTSVREDQRILQGGVHTVVGTPGRVFDMLRRQSLRPEYIKMFVLDEADEMLSRGFKDQIYDIFQLLPPKIQVGVFSATMPPEALEITRKFMNKPVRILVKRDELTLEGIKQFYVNVDKEEWKLETLCDLYETLAITQSVIFVNTRRKVDWLTDKMRGNDHTVSATHGDMDQNTRDIIMREFRSGSSRVLITTDLLARGIDVQQVSLVINYDLPTQPENYLHRIGRSGRFGRKGVAINFVTLDDARMLSDIQKFYNVTVEELPSNVADLL; this is translated from the exons ATGGCAGGTTTGGCTCCGGACGGTTCACAATTTGATGCTAAGCAGTATGACTCTAAGATGAACGAATT GCTTACTGATGGACAAGAATTTGGCGTCGAATATGATGAAGTCTATGATACTTTTGATGCAATGAAATTGGAAGAAAATCTTCTTAGAGGCATATATGCTTATG GTTTTGAGAAGCCCTCTGCAATTCAGCAAAGGGGAATTGTTCCTTTCTGCAAAGGTTTAGATGTGATTCAGCAGGCTCAGTCTGGAACAGGGAAGACAGCAACATTCTGTTCTGGAATTTTACAGCAGCTTGATTATGGATTGGTTCAGTGCCAGGCTTTGGTTTTGGCACCAACAAGGGAGTTGGCACAGCAGATTGAGAAGGTTATGCGTGCTCTTGGTGATTACCTTGGTGTTAAGGTTCATGCTTGTGTTGGTGGAACCAGCGTTCGTGAGGATCAGCGTATTCTCCAAGGTGGTGTCCACACTGTTGTGGGCACTCCTGGACGTGTGTTTGACATGCTGCGACGACAGTCTCTTCGGCCAGAGTACATtaaaatgtttgttttggacGAGGCTGATGAAATGCTTTCACGTGGTTTCAAGGACCAG ATCTACGACATCTTCCAGCTTCTGCCTCCCAAAATTCAGGTTGGAGTGTTCTCTGCTACAATGCCACCCGAAGCCCTGGAGATCACAAGGAAGTTCATGAACAAGCCAGTGAGAATCCTGGTAAAGCGTGATGAATTGACCCTTGAGGGTATCAAGCAATTTTATGTCAATGTTGACAAGGAAGAGTGGAAACTGGAGACATTATGTGACCTTTATGAGACACTGGCTATCACTCAGAGTGTCATTTTTGTGAACACAAGGCGCAAGGTGGACTGGCTCACTGACAAAATGCGAGGGAATGACCACACTGTCTCAGCCACCCATGGAGACATGGACCAAAACACTCGTGATATCATCATGCGTGAATTTCGCTCAGGCTCTTCTCGAGTTCTCATTACCACTGACCTTTTGGCCCGTGGTATTGATGTTCAACAAGTGTCTTTGGTGATAAACTATGATCTTCCTACTCAACCTGAAAATTATCTTCATCGCATAGGGCGAAGTGGTCGTTTTGGTAGAAAAGGTGTTGCAATAAACTTTGTCACATTGGATGATGCAAGAATGCTTTCTGATATTCAGAAGTTCTACAATGTGACCGTAGAGGAGTTGCCTTCAAATGTTGCTGATCTACTCTga
- the LOC101489777 gene encoding uncharacterized protein, whose protein sequence is MEFRSKSCRDEKLQIESYSGGKVAPTSMQDLRCYSANYAYANHIDADKEVKMKKVKGISKSWSLNDPELKRKKRVAGYKIYAAEGKMKGSLKKSLRWIKSTYTQAINGWW, encoded by the exons ATGGAATTCAGATCAAAGTCATGCAGAGATGAAAAGCTACAAATTGAAAGCTACTCTGGAGGCAAAGTGGCCCCAACAAGCATGCAAGATCTAAGATGTTATAGTGCTAATTATGCTTATGCAAACCACATAG ATGCAGATAAGGAGGTAAAgatgaagaaagtaaaaggcATATCAAAGAGTTGGAGCTTGAATGATCCTGAattgaagaggaagaagagagttGCTGGCTACAAAATATATGCTGCTGAAGGGAAAATGAAAGGGTCTTTAAAGAAGAGTCTTAGGTGGATTAAAAGCACTTATACTCAAGCTATCAATGGATGGTGGTGA
- the LOC101489457 gene encoding casein kinase 1-like protein 2, whose protein sequence is MEPRIANKFRLGRKIGSGSFGEIYLGTNIQTNEEVAIKLENIKTKHPQLLYESKLYKVLQGGTGIPNVRWFGVEGEYNVLVMDLLGPSLEDLFSFCSRKLSLKTVLMLADQMINRVEYIHSKSFLHRDIKPDNFLMGLGRRANQVYAIDFGLAKKYRDTSTHQHIPYRENKNLTGTARYASMNTHLGIEQSRRDDLESLGYVLMYFLRGSLPWQGLKAGTKKQKYEKISEKKVSTSIESLCRGYPSEFASYFHYCRSLRFDDKPDYAYLKRLFRDLFIREGFQFDYVFDWTILKYQQSQIATPPARAIGNGAGPSTGAGPSSGIPPAVVSADRPIGGEEGRHAGWSSSDLARRRNSGPIANDGNLSRQKAPVTSDLIGSKEVMSSSSNFFRPSGSTRRSGAVSNSRDAVVGSEIEPSLPLARDASPGALLKNSSAQRNSPITSSEHNRTSAGRNTSNVKNFESTLRGIESLNFNDEKVQY, encoded by the exons ATGGAACCTCGTATTGCGAACAAGTTCCGTCTAGGCCGTAAGATTGGTAGCGGATCCTTCGGCGAGATCTATCTCG GTACAAATATTCAGACAAATGAAGAGGTTGCAATCAAGCTT GAAAATATCAAAACCAAACATCCTCAATTATTGTATGAGTCAAAGTTGTATAAAGTACTTCAAGGAGGAA CTGGTATCCCAAATGTGAGATGGTTTGGCGTAGAAGGAGAGTACAATGTTCTTGTGATGGATTTACTGGGACCTAGTCTCGAGGATTTATTCAGTTTTTGTAGTCGGAAATTGTCCCTCAAAACTGTACTCATGCTTGCTGATCAGATG ATAAATCGAGTTGAATATATTCATTCCAAATCATTTTTACATAGGGACATCAAGCCCGACAACTTCCTCATGGGTTTGGGGAGGCGTGCTAACCAA GTTTATGCCATTGACTTTGGTCTTGCTAAAAAATACAGAGACACCTCTACCCATCAGCATATTCCTTACAG AGAGAATAAGAATTTGACAGGAACTGCTAGATATGCTAGTATGAATACTCATCTTGGAATTG AGCAAAGCCGTAGGGATGACTTAGAATCACTTGGATATGTTCTTATGTACTTCTTGAGAGGAAG TCTTCCATGGCAGGGACTGAAAGCAGGTACTAAGAAGCAAAAGTATGAGAAAATCAGTGAGAAGAAAGTTTCTACTTCTATTGAG TCCTTGTGTCGTGGCTACCCCTCAGAATTTGCTTCGTACTTCCATTACTGTCGGTCATTGCGGTTTGATGATAAACCAGATTATGCATATTTGAAAAGGCTTTTCCGCGACCTTTTCATTCGCGAAG GATTCCAGTTTGATTATGTCTTCGATTGGACCATTTTGAAATATCAGCAATCCCAAATTGCCACTCCTCCTGCACGTGCCATT GGTAATGGTGCTGGGCCAAGTACTGGCGCTGGGCCGAGTTCTGGCATACCACCAGCTGTTGTGAGTGCTGATAGACCGATag GTGGGGAAGAGGGCAGGCATGCTGGTTGGTCTTCATCAGATCTTGCTCGTAGAAGAAACTCCGGACCTATTGCAAATGATGGAAATTTATCTAGACAAAAAGCCCCGGTCACAAGTGACTTAATTGGATCTAAAGAAGTTATG TCGTCTAGTTCTAATTTCTTCCGGCCAAGTGGATCTACAAGACGAAGTGGTGCTGTTTCCAACAGTCGTGATGCAGTTGTTGGCAGTGAGATTGAACCCTCTCTTCCTCTTGCCAGGGATGCTAGTCCTGGAGCGCTCCTTAAAAACTCTAGTGCTCAAAGAAATTCCCCGATCACATCATCGGAGCACAACCGAACATCCGCCGGCAGAAACACATCAAACGTCAAGAATTTTGAGTCAACTCTTCGAGGTATCGAAAGCCTGAATTTCAATGATGAGAAGGTACAGTATTAG
- the LOC101489125 gene encoding probable phospholipid-transporting ATPase 4 translates to MPRGRRIRARLRRSNLYTFGCLRPNMAEEGPHPLQGPGYSRTVYCNQPQLHEKRFLFYCKNNISTTKYNAIMFLPKALFEQFRRVANIYFLLAACLSLFPISPFSPLSMIAPLAFVVGLSMAKEALEDSRRFLQDVKVNRRKASLHKGNGVFGFRSWQKITVGDVVKVEKDQFFPADLLLLSSSYEDGICYVETMNLDGETNLKVKRSLEATLSLDNDEAFKDFSGTIRCEDPNPNLYTFVGNFEYEHQVYPLDPGHLLLRDSKLRNTDYVYGVVIFTGHDSKVMQNSTKSPSKRSTIEKTMDYIIYTLFTVLISISIISSIGFVAKTKYQITKWWYLQPNNIEYQYDPTKIGLAGMSHLITALILYGYLIPISLYVSIEVVKVLQATFINQDLQMYDEETGTPAEARTSNLNEELGQVDTILSDKTGTLTCNQMDFLKCSIAGTAYGVRSSEVELAAAKQMASDLEEDDLNISNFPMQKKGKGLWENARKTDEIELEAVITSKGDEDPRPAIKGFGFDDSRLMNGNWSKDPNADVILMFFRILAVCHTAIPELNEETDSCTYEAESPDEGAFLVAAREFGFEFNRRTQSSVVVRESFSVPGKVVEREYKILNLLDFTSKRKRMSVIVRDEDGSIILFCKGADSIIFDRLSKNGKKYLEVTSRHLNEYGEAGLRTLALAYRKLDEQEYSDWNDEFQKAKTTVGPSREAMLEKVSDSMERELILVGATAVEDKLQKGVPQCIDKLAQAGLKIWVLTGDKMETAINIGFACSLLRQGMKQICITTTNSDSVINDGKEVIKSNILTQITSASQLMKLEKDPHAAFALIIDGKTLTYALEDDIKHLFLGLAVDCASVICCRVSPKQKALVTRLVKEGTGKTTLAIGDGANDVGMIQEADIGVGISGVEGMQAVMASDFSIAQFRFLERLLVVHGHWCYKRIAQMICYFFYKNIAFGLTIFYFEAFAGFSGQSVYDDWYMILFNVVLTSLPVISLGVFEQDVPSEVCLQFPALYQQGPKNLFFDWKRILGWMGNGLYSSLVIFFLVIIIFYDQAFRMNGQTADMAAVGTTMFTCIIWAVNCQIALTMSHFTWIQHLFVWGSIATWYLFLMLYGMLSPQYSKTAYQILVEVLAPAPIYWTATILVTVTCNLPYLAHISFQRCFNPMDHHIIQEIKYYKKDIEDQHMWKRERSKARQETKIGFTARVEAKIRHLKGKLHKKQSSTGFLSPS, encoded by the exons ATGCCGCGGGGAAGGAGGATTAGGGCAAGGCTCCGCAGGAGCAATCTTTACACATTTGGTTGTCTTCGGCCAAATATGGCCGAGGAGGGGCCTCATCCACTTCAAGGTCCTGGATACTCAAGAACAGTGTATTGCAACCAGCCTCAACTCCATGAAAAGAGATTTCTATTTTACTGCAAGAATAATATATCAACGACCAAATACAATGCTATCATGTTTTTGCCTAAGGCACTGTTTGAACAATTTCGAAGGGTTGCCAACATATACTTCCTTTTGGCTGCTTGCCTTTCGTTATTTCCAATTTCTCCTTTCAGTCCACTAAGCATGATCGCTCCTTTGGCCTTTGTTGTGGGACTAAGTATGGCGAAGGAAGCATTGGAGGATTCGCGCAGGTTCCTGCAAGATGTCAAGGTTAATCGCCGGAAAGCTAGTCTCCATAAAGGCAATGGTGTTTTTGGTTTCAGGTCATGGCAGAAAATTACGGTTGGAGATGTGGTAAAAGTTGAAAAGGACCAATTTTTTCCAGCTGACTTGCTTCTCTTATCTTCAAGTTATGAGGATGGGATATGCTATGTAGAGACCATGAATTTGGATGGAGAGACCAACTTGAAGGTGAAAAGATCTTTGGAGGCTACCTTGTCTCTTGATAATGATGAAGCTTTTAAGGATTTCTCCGGAACAATACGTTGTGAAGACCCAAATCCCAATCTTTACACTTTTGTTGGGAACTTTGAGTATGAACATCAGGTTTATCCTCTTGATCCTGGTCATCTTCTCCTCCGAGATTCAAAGCTTAGAAACACTGATTATGTCTATGGGGTGGTCATTTTCACTGGTCACGACAGCAAAGTCATGCAGAATTCTACAAAATCCCCTTCGAAAAGAAGCACAATAGAGAAAACCATGGATTATATCATATACACTCTTTTCACTGTCCTTATATCGATATCCATAATTAGTTCAATAGGATTTGTTGCGAAAACTAAGTACCAGATCACAAAATGGTGGTATTTACAGCCCAACAATATTGAATATCAGTACGATCCCACAAAAATTGGTTTGGCTGGGATGAGCCATCTGATCACTGCACTTATTCTTTATGGATATTTAATACCCATCTCTCTTTATGTTTCAATTGAGGTTGTGAAGGTATTACAGGCCACCTTCATTAACCAAGACCTTCAAATGTATGATGAAGAAACTGGGACTCCAGCTGAAGCACGGACATCAAATTTGAATGAAGAGTTGGGTCAGGTAGACACCATCCTTTCTGATAAAACCGGCACTTTAACCTGCAATCAGATGGACTTTTTGAAGTGCTCCATTGCTGGTACTGCCTATGGTGTACGTTCCAGTGAAGTTGAACTTGCTGCAGCAAAGCAGATGGCTTCTGATCTCGAGGAGGATGATTTGAATATCTCTAATTTCCCCATGCAGAAGAAGGGTAAAGGGCTCTGGGAAAATGCTAGAAAGACTGACGAAATTGAACTCGAGGCTGTTATTACTTCTAAAGGTGATGAGGATCCAAGGCCTGCCATAAAAGGATTTGGTTTTGATGACAGCCGCCTCATGAATGGTAATTGGTCGAAAGATCCCAATGCTGATGTCATTTTGATGTTTTTCCGGATACTAGCAGTTTGCCATACTGCCATTCCTGAGCTGAATGAGGAGACCGACAGTTGTACATACGAAGCTGAATCACCTGATGAAGGGGCTTTTCTTGTAGCAGCTAGAGAATTTGGTTTTGAATTTAATAGAAGAACCCAATCAAGTGTTGTCGTACGTGAAAGTTTTTCTGTTCCAGGAAAAGTGGTTGAAAG AgagtataaaattttaaatctgCTGGATTTTACTAGCAAAAGAAAGCGTATGTCAGTGATTGTGCGTGACGAGGATGGAAGCATTATTCTTTTTTGCAAAGGAGCTGACAG TATCATATTTGATCGATTATCTAAGAATGGAAAGAAGTATTTGGAGGTTACTTCTAGGCATTTGAATGAATATGGAGAAGCGGGTTTGAGAACCCTAGCCCTGGCTTACAGAAAGCTTGATGAGCAGGAGTACTCTGATTGGAATGATGAGTTTCAGAAAGCCAAGACAACTGTTGGGCCTAGCAGAGAGGCAATGCTTGAGAAGGTATCAGATAGTATGGAAAGAGAATTGATTCTTGTTGGGGCTACTGCTGTGGAAGACAAGCTGCAGAAAGGG GTGCCTCAATGCATTGATAAACTTGCTCAAGCTGGTCTAAAGATCTGGGTCTTGACAGGGGATAAGATGGAAACTGCAATCAACATCGG GTTTGCATGTAGTTTGCTTCGCCAAGGCATGAAGCAAATCTGTATCACTACTACGAATTCAGATTCAGTGATCAATGATGGGAAAGAG GTCATCAAAAGCAACATCTTGACTCAAATTACCAGTGCCTCACAATTGATGAAGCTGGAGAAGGATCCACATGCTGCGTTTGCATTAATTATTGACGGAAAAACCCTTACATATGCTTTAGAAGATGATATCAAACACCTATTTTTGGGATTAGCTGTTGATTGTGCATCTGTTATCTGCTGTCGTGTGTCTCCCAAACAAAAGGCCTTG GTAACAAGGTTAGTGAAAGAAGGAACTGGAAAGACCACTTTAGCAATAGGTGATGGGGCAAATGATGTTGGCATGATTCAAGAAGCTGACATTGGTGTTGGAATCAGTGGGGTTGAAGGTATGCAG GCAGTCATGGCTAGTGACTTTTCTATTGCTCAATTTCGGTTTTTGGAGCGGCTTCTGGTAGTCCATGGACACTGGTGTTACAAGAGAATTGCACAAATG ATATGTTATTTCTTCTACAAAAACATAGCATTTGGCCTCACTATATTCTATTTTGAGGCTTTTGCGGGCTTCTCTGGTCAATCGGTTTACGATGATTGGTACATGATATTGTTTAATGTTGTTCTCACATCATTGCCTGTCATTTCACTCGGAgtttttgaacaagatgttCCATCAGAAGTTTGCTTACAG TTTCCTGCACTATATCAGCAAGGACCCAAAAATTTGTTCTTTGACTGGAAAAGAATATTGGGATGGATGGGGAATGGTCTGTACTCATCCCTCGTCATCTTCTTCCTTGTCATCATCATCTTCTACGACCAAGCATTCCGTATGAATGGCCAGACTGCAGACATGGCTGCTGTTGGTACCACAATGTTCACTTGCATCATCTGGGCTGTCAACTGCCAGATTGCCTTGACAATGAGCCATTTTACATGGATTCAACACCTCTTTGTGTGGGGCAGCATAGCTACTTGGTACCTCTTTCTCATGTTATATGGCATGCTTTCTCCACAATATTCCAAGACTGCTTACCAAATATTGGTTGAAGTGCTTGCTCCTGCTCCTATTTATTGGACAGCAACCATTTTAGTAACAGTTACGTGCAATCTTCCTTATCTTGCCCACATATCCTTCCAAAGGTGTTTTAATCCCATGGATCATCACATCATCCAAGAAATCAAGTACTACAAGAAGGACATTGAAGATCAACACATGTGGAAGAGGGAGCGGTCCAAAGCAAGACAGGAAACAAAGATTGGATTCACAGCAAGAGTGGAAGCAAAGATCAGGCATCTGAAAGGGAAGCTGCATAAGAAGCAATCTTCGACAGGGTTTTTGTCCCCATCATGA